A genomic region of Arachis stenosperma cultivar V10309 chromosome 9, arast.V10309.gnm1.PFL2, whole genome shotgun sequence contains the following coding sequences:
- the LOC130949793 gene encoding uncharacterized protein LOC130949793, with amino-acid sequence MANPRGECKAITLRSEKVIEEATQNQENREEEAAEKPENRKKEEVPSPSSPKPILKPYVPKAPYPQRLRNDGKDSQFSRFLEIFKKLQINIPFAEALEQMPLYAKFLKELMTRKRNWGEKETVVLTEECSAIIQKKLSQKMKDPGSFQIPCIIGDITIEKALCDLGASINLMSLNMMRRMRIEKAKPTRMVLQLVDRTFKFPHGVVEDLLVKVGKFIFSADFVVLDMEEEANTSIILGRPFQATAGAIIDVQKGELVLRLHEEKMVFNVFKAMSYPKEAIGECMMVDTIEQIVQGVLEEEQYEGSMDWSNKHHVKNHHKEPWKVQS; translated from the coding sequence ATGGCCAACCCAAGAGgggagtgcaaggccatcacacTTAGAAGTGAAAAAGTGATAGAAGAAGCCACCCAAAACCAGGAGAACCGCGAAGAAGAAGCTGCAGAAAAGCCTGAAAataggaagaaagaagaggtcCCTAGCCCATCTTCACCAAAGCCAATCTTGAAGCCTTATGTGCCAAAGGCACCATACCCACAAAGGCTAAGGAATGATGGGAAGGACAGCCAGTTTTCCAGATTTTTGGAAATCTTTAAaaagctccaaatcaacatACCATTTGCTGAAGCACTGGAGCAAATGCCCCTCTACGCAAAGTTCCTAAAGGAGCTCatgacaagaaaaagaaactggGGAGAAAAGGAGACTGTAGTCCTAACTGAGGAATGTAGTGCCATCATACAAAAGAAACTCTCCCAGAAAATGAAGGACCCAGGGAGTTTCcaaatcccctgcatcataggggataTCACTATTGAAAAGGCTTTATGTGACTTGGGGGCTAGCATCAATCTCATGTCCTTGAACATGATGAGAAGGATGAGAATTGAGAaagccaaaccaacaagaatggtACTCCAACTAGTTGACAGGACATTCAAGTTTCCACATGGAGTGGTGGAAGATTTATTGGTAAAGGTGGGGAAATTCATCTTCTCAGCTGACTTTGTTGTGCTGGATATGGAAGAAGAGGCAAACACTTCAATTATCCTAGGAAGGCCATTCCAAgctactgctggagccatcattgatgtgCAAAAAGGAGAACTAGTCTTGAGATTACATGAGGAAAAGATGGTCTTCAATGTCTTCAAGGCAATGAGTTATCCCAAGGAAGCAATAGGAGAATGCATGATGGTGGACACCATAGAACAAATAGTCCAAGGAGTTTTGGAAGAAGAACAATATGAAGGAAGTATGGATTGGAGCAACAAGCACCACGTGAAGAACCACCACAAGGAACCATGGAAAGTTCAATCATGA